A DNA window from Solanum lycopersicum chromosome 3, SLM_r2.1 contains the following coding sequences:
- the SYR2 gene encoding receptor-like protein kinase isoform X1, which translates to MFLFMVNCLVFFAIFSVSSPQDSVHLLGFRSSLPELSQQLLPWSQSVSHCQWKGVSCYSDTTCHVKSLNLTDLFLPGTLDKAFPNLCRLPRLVSLDLSGNHFTGGIPDMLANCSQLDTILLNDNRFSGSIPPEIFKSSKLIKLDLSLNQLNGTIPSEVSLSTNLQHLGLWNNFLSGNIPKELFHLQNLTHLHINTNELTGPLPEFPSSCSLSELFIYENRLSGSLPITLGNCHNLTSFSASSAHLGGVISLEVFRDLSNLEFLYLDDNNFEGEIPETLWNGRLQELALSLNIFNGSISEKIGASHQINYIDLSVNNLTGQLPRSVGRLKNLNKLFLYNNMLTGSLPAEIGNCTSLVAISLATNFIGGEIPLELCNLHSLINFQVYENQIQGQIPECIGRISGLEELDLRENLLIGKIPPGITNMTKLVLLSLAHNKLTGEVPRNLGKNNFPGLFKVDLGYNNFGGPIPSELCNGKRLGVLVLENNSFDGSFPTYLAKCESLYRVKLPNNNLQGSIPDYIEKNEKISYLNVRGNMLAGRIPAAFGYWTNLSTIDLSENMFSGSIPAEIGKLQNLERLNISSNRLTGKIPLQLSYSPKLAELDLSNNNLSGRIPKEIASSTVLKNLLLQDNRLSGALPDTFSSSQKLVKLQLGDNLLEGSIPCSLSKLREPNVALNLSMNKFSGQIPRCLSNLDNLEILDISSNNLSGAIPSEMDKMRSLSFLNISFNNLSGKVPISWEKRLSSHPGTSQGNPGLCLSDTESSNCNHVKKSQINWKILAGVISGCVLSMAVIAVAIYLLVTRIQHASLLNKHPLVKYQSEIEDLPDHINFEDIVHATEGWSEKYVIGRGKHGTVYKMGSAKSKKLWAVKKVDLAHRAFSNEMRTLNSVRHRNLVRVGGYCIRHGYGFILTEFIPGGTLHDFLHQRKPHVVLDWEARHRIALGVAQGLSYLHHDSVPQIIHRDLKSDNVMLDTEMEPRIGDFGIAKTVSDSDENSTNSKIVGTLGYIAPENAYSVHLTEKSDVYSYGVLLLELFCRKMPVDPSFEEGLDIVSWMRTNLHRSNNNFLHFLDEEISFWYIEEQWKALKMVYLALQCAELQASTRPAMRDVVRSLVELNQM; encoded by the exons ATGTTCTTGTTTATGGTAAATTGCCTTGTCTTCTTTGCAATCTTTTCGGTCTCGTCGCCTCAAGATTCTGTTCATCTACTTGGGTTTCGGAGCAGTCTTCCAGAGCTTTCTCAACAATTGCTCCCGTGGAGTCAGTCTGTCTCGCACTGCCAATGGAAAGGAGTTTCCTGCTATTCAGACACAACTTGTCATGTCAAATCATTGAATCTAACAGACTTATTTCTACCTGGAACCTTGGACAAGGCCTTTCCTAATCTCTGCCGTCTTCCTCGCTTAGTCTCTCTTGATCTCAGTGGCAACCATTTCACTGGTGGCATCCCTGATATGCTCGCCAACTGCAGCCAACTTGACACGATTCTACTCAATGACAACAGATTTTCAGGATCCATCCCACCAGAGATTTTCAAATCAAGCAAACTTATAAAACTTGATTTGAGTTTAAATCAGCTCAATGGCACTATTCCCTCTGAGGTAAGCCTTTCTACAAACCTTCAACATCTCGGGCTGTGGAACAATTTCCTTAGTGGAAATATTCCAAAAGAGCTATTTCATTTGCAAAACTTGACACATCTCCACATCAACACCAACGAGCTGACAGGACCTCTACCCGAGTTCCCATCCTCGTGCTCCCTTTCAGAGTTGTTTATTTATGAGAACCGTCTCTCAGGTTCTTTGCCAATTACCCTAGGCAATTGTCACAACCTTACTTCATTCTCTGCATCATCTGCTCATCTTGGAGGAGTTATTTCCCTAGAGGTTTTTAGGGACCtttcaaatcttgaatttctCTATTTAGATGATAACAACTTTGAAGGGGAAATTCCTGAGACCTTATGGAATGGGAGGTTACAAGAGTTAGCTCTTTCCTTGAATATATTTAATGGTAGTATATCCGAAAAGATTGGTGCTTCGCATCAGATAAATTACATTGATTTGTCAGTTAACAATTTAACTGGTCAGCTTCCAAGATCAGTCGGacgtctgaagaatctgaacAAGCTTTTTCTGTATAATAACATGCTTACTGGTTCATTACCAGCAGAAATTGGGAACTGCACTTCTCTTGTTGCGATAAGTCTCGCCACTAACTTCATTGGTGGGGAAATTCCTCTAGAGCTCTGCAATCTTCACTCCCTAATAAATTTTCAAGTGTACGAAAATCAAATTCAGGGACAAATTCCAGAATGCATTGGCAGAATAAGTGGACTGGAGGAGCTAGATCTTAGAGAGAACCTATTGATCGGCAAGATACCACCTGGAATCACAAACATGACGAAACTTGTGTTACTCTCTTTGGCTCATAATAAGCTTACAGGGGAGGTACCACGTAATCTTGGAAAAAACAATTTTCCAGGCTTATTTAAGGTTGATTTAGGTTATAATAACTTCGGCGGACCAATTCCTTCTGAACTATGTAATGGCAAAAGGCTTGGAGTCCTGGTTCTTGAAAACAACAGTTTTGATGGCAGCTTCCCAACATATCTGGCAAAATGTGAATCCCTCTATAGGGTAAAACTCCCCAACAACAATCTGCAGGGGAGTATTCCTGACTACATTGAAAAGAATGAGAAGATTTCTTACTTGAATGTTCGAGGAAATATGCTAGCAGGAAGGATTCCAGCAGCATTTGGTTATTGGAccaatctttcaacaattgatCTTTCAGAGAATATGTTTTCTGGTTCCATACCTGCCGAAATTGGGAAGCTGCAAAATCTTGAGAGACTGAACATTTCTTCAAACAGACTGACAGGAAAAATTCCTCTTCAGTTAAGTTACTCTCCAAAACTGGCAGAGTTGGATCTCAGCAACAACAATCTTTCAGGAAGAATTCCGAAAGAAATTGCATCATCTACAGTACTGAAAAATCTTCTACTCCAGGACAACAGACTTTCTGGCGCTCTTCCAGACACTTTCTCCTCCTCACAAAAGCTTGTAAAGCTGCAGCTCGGGGACAACTTGCTTGAAGGCTCAATTCCATGCAGTCTGAGTAAACTTAGGGAACCTAATGTTGCACTGAATCTGAGCATGAATAAGTTTAGTGGTCAAATTCCTAGGTGTCTGAGCAACCTAGACAATTTAGAAATCCTTGATATATCAAGCAACAACTTGTCTGGTGCCATACCATCAGAAATGGACAAGATGAGGTCCCTTTCGTTTCTCAACATATCATTTAATAACTTGTCAGGGAAGGTACCCATTTCATGGGAAAAACGATTAAGTTCACATCCAGGAACTTCCCAGGGAAATCCAGGACTCTGCTTATCAGACACTGAAAGTAGCAACTGCAACCATGtgaaaaaatcacaaataaactGGAAGATTTTGGCAGGTGTAATTAGCGGATGTGTGCTTTCCATGGCTGTCATAGCTGTGGCAATATACTTGCTAGTGACTCGGATTCAGCACGCTTCCCTACTGAATAAGCATCCGCTCGTCAAGTATCAGTCAGAAATTGAAGATCTGCCAGATCATATAAATTTTGAGGACATTGTACATGCAACAGAAGGCTGGAGCGAAAAATATGTAATTGGAAGAGGCAAGCATGGAACTGTTTATAAGATGGGATCTGCAAAATCCAAAAAACTTTGGGCTGTCAAGAAGGTTGACTTAGCTCATAGAGCATTCAGCAATGAAATGAGAACCCTAAATTCTGTCAGACACCGCAATTTGGTAAGAGTGGGAGGATACTGCATCAGACATGGATATGGCTTCATTCTAACAGAATTTATCCCCGGAGGAACTCTTCATGATTTCCTTCACCAGAGAAAACCACATGTAGTCTTGGACTGGGAGGCCCGCCATCGTATTGCTCTTGGTGTTGCTCAAGGTTTGTCTTACCTTCATCATGATTCTGTCCCTCAAATCATTCACAGAGATCTCAAATCAGATAATGTAATGCTGGATACTGAGATGGAGCCAAGGATTGGAGACTTCGGGATTGCTAAAACAGTATCAGACTCTGATGAAAACTCGACAAACTCCAAAATTGTTGGGACACTAGGATACATTGCTCCAG AGAATGCGTACTCAGTTCACTTGACAGAGAAAAGTGATGTCTATAGCTATGGAGTTCTTCTACTGGAGCTCTTCTGCCGAAAAATGCCAGTAGACCCCAGCTTTGAAGAAGGATTAGACATTGTATCCTGGATGAGGACAAACTTGCACAGAAGCAACAACAATTTCCTTCACTTTCTAGATGAAGAAATTAGTTTTTGGTACATAGAAGAACAATGGAAGGCCCTGAAAATGGTGTATCTAGCGCTTCAATGTGCTGAACTCCAGGCCAGCACCAGGCCTGCAATGAGGGATGTAGTAAGGTCTCTTGTCGAGTTAAATCAGATGTAA
- the SYR2 gene encoding receptor-like protein kinase isoform X2 has protein sequence MFLFMVNCLVFFAIFSVSSPQDSVHLLGFRSSLPELSQQLLPWSQSVSHCQWKGVSCYSDTTCHVKSLNLTDLFLPGTLDKAFPNLCRLPRLVSLDLSGNHFTGGIPDMLANCSQLDTILLNDNRFSGSIPPEIFKSSKLIKLDLSLNQLNGTIPSEVSLSTNLQHLGLWNNFLSGNIPKELFHLQNLTHLHINTNELTGPLPEFPSSCSLSELFIYENRLSGSLPITLGNCHNLTSFSASSAHLGGVISLEVFRDLSNLEFLYLDDNNFEGEIPETLWNGRLQELALSLNIFNGSISEKIGASHQINYIDLSVNNLTGQLPRSVGRLKNLNKLFLYNNMLTGSLPAEIGNCTSLVAISLATNFIGGEIPLELCNLHSLINFQVYENQIQGQIPECIGRISGLEELDLRENLLIGKIPPGITNMTKLVLLSLAHNKLTGEVPRNLGKNNFPGLFKVDLGYNNFGGPIPSELCNGKRLGVLVLENNSFDGSFPTYLAKCESLYRVKLPNNNLQGSIPDYIEKNEKISYLNVRGNMLAGRIPAAFGYWTNLSTIDLSENMFSGSIPAEIGKLQNLERLNISSNRLTGKIPLQLSYSPKLAELDLSNNNLSGRIPKEIASSTVLKNLLLQDNRLSGALPDTFSSSQKLVKLQLGDNLLEGSIPCSLSKLREPNVALNLSMNKFSGQIPRCLSNLDNLEILDISSNNLSGAIPSEMDKMRSLSFLNISFNNLSGKVPISWEKRLSSHPGTSQGNPGLCLSDTESSNCNHVKKSQINWKILAGVISGCVLSMAVIAVAIYLLVTRIQHASLLNKHPLVKYQSEIEDLPDHINFEDIVHATEGWSEKYVIGRGKHGTVYKMGSAKSKKLWAVKKVDLAHRAFSNEMRTLNSVRHRNLVRVGGYCIRHGYGFILTEFIPGGTLHDFLHQRKPHVVLDWEARHRIALGVAQGLSYLHHDSVPQIIHRDLKSDNVMLDTEMEPRIGDFGIAKTVSDSDENSTNSKIVGTLGYIAPG, from the coding sequence ATGTTCTTGTTTATGGTAAATTGCCTTGTCTTCTTTGCAATCTTTTCGGTCTCGTCGCCTCAAGATTCTGTTCATCTACTTGGGTTTCGGAGCAGTCTTCCAGAGCTTTCTCAACAATTGCTCCCGTGGAGTCAGTCTGTCTCGCACTGCCAATGGAAAGGAGTTTCCTGCTATTCAGACACAACTTGTCATGTCAAATCATTGAATCTAACAGACTTATTTCTACCTGGAACCTTGGACAAGGCCTTTCCTAATCTCTGCCGTCTTCCTCGCTTAGTCTCTCTTGATCTCAGTGGCAACCATTTCACTGGTGGCATCCCTGATATGCTCGCCAACTGCAGCCAACTTGACACGATTCTACTCAATGACAACAGATTTTCAGGATCCATCCCACCAGAGATTTTCAAATCAAGCAAACTTATAAAACTTGATTTGAGTTTAAATCAGCTCAATGGCACTATTCCCTCTGAGGTAAGCCTTTCTACAAACCTTCAACATCTCGGGCTGTGGAACAATTTCCTTAGTGGAAATATTCCAAAAGAGCTATTTCATTTGCAAAACTTGACACATCTCCACATCAACACCAACGAGCTGACAGGACCTCTACCCGAGTTCCCATCCTCGTGCTCCCTTTCAGAGTTGTTTATTTATGAGAACCGTCTCTCAGGTTCTTTGCCAATTACCCTAGGCAATTGTCACAACCTTACTTCATTCTCTGCATCATCTGCTCATCTTGGAGGAGTTATTTCCCTAGAGGTTTTTAGGGACCtttcaaatcttgaatttctCTATTTAGATGATAACAACTTTGAAGGGGAAATTCCTGAGACCTTATGGAATGGGAGGTTACAAGAGTTAGCTCTTTCCTTGAATATATTTAATGGTAGTATATCCGAAAAGATTGGTGCTTCGCATCAGATAAATTACATTGATTTGTCAGTTAACAATTTAACTGGTCAGCTTCCAAGATCAGTCGGacgtctgaagaatctgaacAAGCTTTTTCTGTATAATAACATGCTTACTGGTTCATTACCAGCAGAAATTGGGAACTGCACTTCTCTTGTTGCGATAAGTCTCGCCACTAACTTCATTGGTGGGGAAATTCCTCTAGAGCTCTGCAATCTTCACTCCCTAATAAATTTTCAAGTGTACGAAAATCAAATTCAGGGACAAATTCCAGAATGCATTGGCAGAATAAGTGGACTGGAGGAGCTAGATCTTAGAGAGAACCTATTGATCGGCAAGATACCACCTGGAATCACAAACATGACGAAACTTGTGTTACTCTCTTTGGCTCATAATAAGCTTACAGGGGAGGTACCACGTAATCTTGGAAAAAACAATTTTCCAGGCTTATTTAAGGTTGATTTAGGTTATAATAACTTCGGCGGACCAATTCCTTCTGAACTATGTAATGGCAAAAGGCTTGGAGTCCTGGTTCTTGAAAACAACAGTTTTGATGGCAGCTTCCCAACATATCTGGCAAAATGTGAATCCCTCTATAGGGTAAAACTCCCCAACAACAATCTGCAGGGGAGTATTCCTGACTACATTGAAAAGAATGAGAAGATTTCTTACTTGAATGTTCGAGGAAATATGCTAGCAGGAAGGATTCCAGCAGCATTTGGTTATTGGAccaatctttcaacaattgatCTTTCAGAGAATATGTTTTCTGGTTCCATACCTGCCGAAATTGGGAAGCTGCAAAATCTTGAGAGACTGAACATTTCTTCAAACAGACTGACAGGAAAAATTCCTCTTCAGTTAAGTTACTCTCCAAAACTGGCAGAGTTGGATCTCAGCAACAACAATCTTTCAGGAAGAATTCCGAAAGAAATTGCATCATCTACAGTACTGAAAAATCTTCTACTCCAGGACAACAGACTTTCTGGCGCTCTTCCAGACACTTTCTCCTCCTCACAAAAGCTTGTAAAGCTGCAGCTCGGGGACAACTTGCTTGAAGGCTCAATTCCATGCAGTCTGAGTAAACTTAGGGAACCTAATGTTGCACTGAATCTGAGCATGAATAAGTTTAGTGGTCAAATTCCTAGGTGTCTGAGCAACCTAGACAATTTAGAAATCCTTGATATATCAAGCAACAACTTGTCTGGTGCCATACCATCAGAAATGGACAAGATGAGGTCCCTTTCGTTTCTCAACATATCATTTAATAACTTGTCAGGGAAGGTACCCATTTCATGGGAAAAACGATTAAGTTCACATCCAGGAACTTCCCAGGGAAATCCAGGACTCTGCTTATCAGACACTGAAAGTAGCAACTGCAACCATGtgaaaaaatcacaaataaactGGAAGATTTTGGCAGGTGTAATTAGCGGATGTGTGCTTTCCATGGCTGTCATAGCTGTGGCAATATACTTGCTAGTGACTCGGATTCAGCACGCTTCCCTACTGAATAAGCATCCGCTCGTCAAGTATCAGTCAGAAATTGAAGATCTGCCAGATCATATAAATTTTGAGGACATTGTACATGCAACAGAAGGCTGGAGCGAAAAATATGTAATTGGAAGAGGCAAGCATGGAACTGTTTATAAGATGGGATCTGCAAAATCCAAAAAACTTTGGGCTGTCAAGAAGGTTGACTTAGCTCATAGAGCATTCAGCAATGAAATGAGAACCCTAAATTCTGTCAGACACCGCAATTTGGTAAGAGTGGGAGGATACTGCATCAGACATGGATATGGCTTCATTCTAACAGAATTTATCCCCGGAGGAACTCTTCATGATTTCCTTCACCAGAGAAAACCACATGTAGTCTTGGACTGGGAGGCCCGCCATCGTATTGCTCTTGGTGTTGCTCAAGGTTTGTCTTACCTTCATCATGATTCTGTCCCTCAAATCATTCACAGAGATCTCAAATCAGATAATGTAATGCTGGATACTGAGATGGAGCCAAGGATTGGAGACTTCGGGATTGCTAAAACAGTATCAGACTCTGATGAAAACTCGACAAACTCCAAAATTGTTGGGACACTAGGATACATTGCTCCAGGTTAG
- the LOC138347631 gene encoding uncharacterized protein, which yields MNTWGTKGLRTGAAAARGNQNPPQAPAEGVAMPVNPAGLTDAEVRASLAQMAQAITMQAQAMTAQVNRQDVLRENPPVRSIANRLRDFTRMNPPIFTGAKTSEDPQEFIDELHKILVAMGATDIEKAELASYQLKDVAQTWCKMWRDSRVLGGVPVTWELFKTAFLERFFPREMKEAKVEEFINLKQGSMTVREYSLKFVKLSRYATPLVSTSREEMSRFLTGINGDLEEDCRAAMLHDNMDLSRLMMHVQQVEDSRKRRGVRDVRRPRSQD from the exons atgaatacCTGGGGAACTAAGGGTCTGAGGACAGGAGCAGCAGCAGCTAGGGGTAATCagaatccaccccaggctccagctgaaggagtggccatgccagtgaacccagctgggttgactgatgcggaggtgagggcatctctagcccagatggcacaggccatcacGATGCAGGCCCAAGCCATGACTGCCCAAGTCAACCGGCAGGATGTTCTGAGGGAAAACCCACCGGTTCGCAGCATAGCGAACAGACtgcgagacttcacgaggatgaatcctccaattttCACAGGGGCTAAGACTTCAGAAGATCCTCAGGAATTTATAGACGAGTTGCATAAGATACTGGTGGCCATGGGGGccactgatattgagaaggctgagttggcttcctaccagctcaaagatgttgcacagacttggtgcaaaatGTGGCGAGATAGCCGTGTCCTAGGAGGGGTGCCAGTCACTTGGGAGCTGTTCAAGACAGCATTTTTGGAAaggttcttccctagagagatgaaagaggccaaggttgaggagttcatcaacctcaagcaaggATCCATGactgtcagggagtattccctgaagtttgtgaagttatcaag gtatgctactccCTTGGTTTCTACCAGCAGGGAGGAGATGAGCAGattcctcacaggaatcaatGGAGACCTAGAGGAAGATTGTCGggctgcgatgctccatgataatatggacctttctagattaatgatgcatgtccagcaggtagaggacaGCCGAAAGAGGAGAGGTGTACGTGATGTTAGGAGGCCTAGGTCTCAAGATTAG
- the LOC101247112 gene encoding protein CANDIDATE G-PROTEIN COUPLED RECEPTOR 7, whose product MAALYNSSLFSLVFLLLIATAIAEIRSTQIRSGSRSTIPFDEFGYTHFGRLNLTVTDISFSNPKSGPEPVLSELGFFLVTREAWQHVLEQLQDGDIRCTLHSDLVKRVFTFDQLQPSARQFTTSFSVSDANQFTLVFANCMPNLVVSMNVHSVMYNFNPKSGQLDFLSAGKTALPAIYYLFFVVYVLMGAFWVFALYKKRLSVYGIHFFMLAVVILKALNLLCEAEDKSYIKKTGTAHGWDVLFYIFSFLKGITLFTLIVLIGTGWSFLKPYLQDKEKKVLMIVIPLQVVANLAQVVIDETGPFGENSYTWKQVFLLVDIVCCCAVLFPIVWSIKNLREAAKTDGKAAVNLMKLTLFRQYYVIVICYIYFTRVVVYALETITSYRYQWTSVVAAEAATLAFYAFTGYNFRPKAHNPYFAIDDEEEEAASEALKLEDEFEL is encoded by the coding sequence ATGGCTGCTCTATACAATTCTTCACTTTTCTCTTTAGTCTTTCTTCTCTTGATTGCCACCGCCATCGCAGAGATCCGATCCACCCAGATCCGATCCGGTTCTCGTTCTACCATCCCTTTTGACGAATTTGGGTACACCCATTTCGGCCGTCTCAATCTCACTGTCACCGATATCTCATTCTCCAACCCCAAATCCGGACCCGAACCCGTTCTATCCGAATTGGGTTTCTTCCTCGTCACCCGTGAAGCTTGGCAGCATGTTCTTGAGCAACTTCAAGATGGTGATATCCGGTGTACTCTCCATTCAGATCTCGTCAAAAGGGTTTTCACTTTTGATCAATTGCAACCCTCTGCGCGTCAATTCACAACTTCGTTTAGTGTATCTGATGCGAATCAATTCACTCTTGTTTTTGCCAATTGCATGCCTAATTTGGTGGTTTCGATGAATGTTCACTCGGTTATGTACAATTTTAACCCGAAAAGTGGGCAGCTTGATTTTCTGTCGGCAGGCAAGACTGCTCTTCCAGCGATTTACTATTTGTTTTTCGTAGTTTATGTGTTGATGGGGGCTTTTTGGGTTTTTGCTCTTTACAAGAAAAGATTATCTGTTTATGGAATTCATTTCTTTATGCTTGCTGTTGTGATCTTGAAAGCATTGAATTTGCTGTGTGAGGCTGAGGATAAATCGTATATTAAGAAAACTGGTACTGCTCATGGGTGGGATGTTTTGTTCTATATATTTAGCTTCTTGAAGGGTATTACTTTGTTCACTCTGATAGTTTTGATTGGAACTGGTTGGTCATTTCTGAAGCCCTACTTGCAAGATAAAGAGAAGAAGGTTTTGATGATTGTTATTCCTTTGCAAGTTGTGGCCAATCTTGCACAGGTTGTGATTGATGAAACTGGACCTTTTGGTGAAAATTCATACACATGGAAGCAGGTTTTCTTGCTTGTTGATATTGTGTGTTGTTGTGCTGTATTGTTTCCGATTGTGTGGTCGATTAAGAACTTGCGAGAGGCAGCTAAGACTGATGGCAAAGCTGCAGTGAATTTGATGAAGTTGACATTATTCAGGCAGTACTACGTTATCGTGATATGTTACATTTACTTCACAAGAGTTGTGGTTTATGCTCTGGAGACCATCACCTCTTATCGGTATCAGTGGACTAGTGTGGTGGCTGCTGAAGCTGCAACACTTGCCTTCTATGCCTTCACGGGGTATAACTTCAGGCCTAAGGCACACAATCCATATTTTGCGATTGATGACGAGGAGGAAGAAGCTGCTTCTGAGGCACTCAAGCTTGAAGATGAATTTGAATTATAG